The following proteins are encoded in a genomic region of Magnolia sinica isolate HGM2019 chromosome 1, MsV1, whole genome shotgun sequence:
- the LOC131244696 gene encoding uncharacterized protein LOC131244696 produces MARKSPRSILRRAPPRLLLILLFITIPACMIAIFTHGQKISYFFRPLWDSPPRPFIRIPHYYAENVSMQHLCHLHGWSLRSKPRLVFDAILFSNELDILEIRWRELLPYVHKFILLESNTTFTGIPKPLFFSENRQQFDFVGDKIVHATTPVQGTDVSHRDPFTHEAQHRRAVDALIRHAGVSVGDLLIMSDTDEVPSPHTVRLLQWCDGLPPVMHLELKNYMYSFEFPVDFSSWRATAHIVGPRTRYQHSRQTDLLFADAGWHCSFCFRRIKDFVFKMTAYSHADRVRSPDFLSYWRIQRIICRGNNLFDMLPEEYTFKELIHKMGSIPKSVSAVHLPSSLLQKAEKFRFLLPGGCLREHG; encoded by the coding sequence ATGGCCAGAAAATCACCCCGTTCCATCCTCAGAAGAGCTCCCCCTCGCCTGCTCTTGATCCTTCTCTTCATAACCATCCCTGCTTGCATGATCGCAATATTCACACATGGCCAGAAGATCTCCTACTTCTTCCGCCCTCTCTGGGACAGCCCCCCACGACCGTTCATCCGCATTCCCCATTACTACGCCGAGAACGTCTCAATGCAACACCTCTGCCACCTCCATGGTTGGTCCCTCCGCTCTAAACCCCGCCTTGTGTTCGATGCGATCCTCTTCAGCAACGAGCTTGACATCCTTGAGATCCGGTGGCGTGAGCTCCTCCCTTACGTTCACAAATTCATCCTCCTGGAGTCAAACACAACCTTCACTGGCATTCCCAAACCACTCTTCTTCTCTGAGAACCGCCAGCAGTTTGACTTTGTGGGCGATAAGATTGTCCATGCCACAACCCCAGTGCAGGGCACTGATGTGAGCCACAGGGACCCATTCACCCATGAGGCACAGCACCGCAGGGCCGTTGATGCACTCATTCGCCATGCGGGGGTTTCAGTAGGAGACCTGCTCATAATGTCGGACACTGATGAGGTGCCAAGCCCGCACACAGTGAGGCTTCTCCAATGGTGTGACGGGCTCCCACCTGTGATGCACCTGGAGCTGAAGAACTACATGTATTCTTTCGAATTCCCTGTGGATTTCAGCAGTTGGCGGGCCACAGCCCACATTGTGGGGCCGAGGACACGGTACCAGCATTCCCGTCAGACAGATCTTCTATTTGCTGATGCAGGGTGGCATTGCAGCTTTTGCTTCCGACGGATAAAAGATTTTGTGTTTAAGATGACAGCATACAGCCATGCCGACCGTGTGAGGAGTCCAGATTTTCTGAGCTACTGGAGGATACAGAGGATTATCTGTCGTGGCAACAATCTTTTCGACATGCTGCCAGAGGAGTATACCTTTAAGGAGCTTATTCATAAGATGGGATCAATTCCAAAGTCAGTGTCAGCTGTTCATCTTCCATCTTCTCTATTACAGAAAGCTGAGAAGTTCAGGTTCCTTCTGCCTGGCGGATGTTTACGGGAGCATGGCTGA